Proteins encoded by one window of Chryseobacterium aquaeductus:
- a CDS encoding ribosomal maturation YjgA family protein, with protein MKLKFKSKYLILTILIFLVEVLVATVLKDQFFIRAYLGDVIVVMLLYTFVKSFLIINDTKLILGILAFSCIIEFAQFFNIAEKLGFQPGSLMYIVIGNSFSWIDILCYAVGCLLLYLFVKIKNQ; from the coding sequence ATGAAATTGAAATTTAAGTCAAAATATCTTATTCTAACGATACTTATTTTCCTTGTCGAAGTTTTAGTTGCAACTGTTTTAAAAGATCAGTTCTTCATCAGAGCTTATCTTGGAGACGTTATTGTTGTGATGCTTCTTTATACTTTTGTAAAAAGCTTTTTAATCATAAATGACACAAAACTTATTCTTGGCATTCTTGCTTTTTCCTGTATTATAGAATTTGCCCAGTTTTTCAATATTGCAGAAAAGTTAGGCTTCCAACCGGGAAGCCTAATGTATATCGTAATCGGAAATTCTTTTTCGTGGATCGATATTTTGTGTTATGCAGTTGGTTGCCTGTTATTATATCTTTTTGTGAAAATTAAAAATCAATAA
- a CDS encoding YARHG domain-containing protein, translating into MKILKFTLASLLIVSLASCKKEGNTTATSKDSLIAKKDSVVVPEVHQEFYGIYTGEFSGKEMMHDSEVDEDYEGINIKRLSLKINKITKDSVYGQSIVNGTQRPFRGIFNENSNSFTLDEPGNDKTDGRFEIKLNNDSITGKWTAFNKSAVKAATKNLKLIKKEFVYNPNFMLDENSDLIDWENPKDFKEKYTDEETGKTEIYTTSKNRVASDAVFKINASKQKLTEKELKNLRKLDMEIIKNSVFARHGYSFKKQTYRNFFEQTDWYIPVSNNVDSELSPMEKENVALLNRFIKYAEDKYDSFGR; encoded by the coding sequence ATGAAAATTTTAAAATTCACTTTAGCATCTCTGCTTATTGTATCTCTCGCAAGTTGTAAAAAAGAAGGGAACACTACCGCGACTTCAAAAGACTCTTTGATTGCAAAAAAAGACTCGGTTGTTGTGCCGGAAGTTCACCAAGAGTTTTACGGAATTTATACCGGTGAATTCTCAGGAAAAGAGATGATGCACGACAGTGAAGTTGACGAAGATTATGAAGGAATCAATATCAAAAGGCTTTCTCTAAAAATAAATAAAATCACAAAAGACAGCGTTTACGGACAAAGTATTGTGAATGGAACTCAGCGACCTTTTCGTGGAATTTTTAATGAAAATTCAAACTCTTTCACTCTTGATGAGCCAGGAAATGATAAAACGGACGGAAGATTTGAAATTAAATTAAATAATGACAGCATCACCGGAAAATGGACTGCCTTTAACAAATCTGCGGTAAAAGCCGCTACCAAAAACTTAAAACTCATCAAGAAAGAATTTGTTTACAATCCGAATTTTATGCTCGATGAAAATTCAGATCTTATTGATTGGGAAAACCCGAAAGATTTTAAAGAAAAATACACCGACGAAGAAACAGGAAAAACGGAAATCTATACCACTTCAAAAAACAGAGTCGCTTCTGATGCTGTGTTTAAAATAAATGCTTCTAAACAGAAATTGACAGAAAAAGAATTAAAAAACTTGAGAAAACTTGATATGGAAATTATCAAAAACTCTGTTTTTGCAAGACATGGATATTCTTTCAAAAAACAAACGTACAGAAACTTTTTTGAGCAGACAGATTGGTACATTCCCGTTTCAAATAATGTTGATAGCGAACTCTCACCTATGGAAAAGGAAAATGTAGCCTTGCTGAACCGTTTCATTAAATATGCAGAAGACAAGTATGATTCTTTTGGCAGATAG
- the fbaA gene encoding class II fructose-bisphosphate aldolase: MSRIFPAGVATGQLVTDIFQHAKENKYALPAVNVIGSSNVNAVMETAAKLNSPVIIQFSNGGASFNAGKGLSNDAQKSAILGGIAGAKHIHTLAEAYGATVILHTDHAAKKLLPWIDGLMDANEEFFKQTGKSLYSSHMLDLSEESLEENLEVSAYYFERMAKMQMTLEVEIGVTGGEEDGVDNSDVDNSKLYTQPEDVAYTYEKLKAISDNFTIAAAFGNVHGVYKPGNVVLTPKILDNSQKFVQEKFGTAEKPINFVFHGGSGSTLQEIREAIDYGVVKMNIDTDLQFAYTEGIRDYMVQNIEYLKTQIGNPEGEEKPNKKFYDPRGWIRKGEETFSKRLVQAFEDLNNVNTLK, from the coding sequence ATGAGCAGAATTTTCCCGGCAGGTGTTGCCACAGGTCAGTTAGTTACAGATATTTTTCAACATGCAAAAGAAAACAAATATGCATTACCTGCAGTAAACGTTATCGGTTCTAGCAACGTAAATGCAGTTATGGAAACTGCAGCTAAATTAAATTCACCTGTAATCATTCAGTTTTCAAACGGTGGAGCTTCTTTTAACGCTGGAAAAGGACTAAGCAATGACGCTCAGAAATCAGCTATTTTAGGTGGTATTGCTGGCGCTAAACATATTCATACATTGGCTGAAGCTTACGGAGCGACAGTAATTTTACATACCGATCACGCTGCGAAAAAATTATTGCCTTGGATCGATGGTTTGATGGATGCCAACGAAGAATTTTTCAAGCAAACAGGAAAATCATTATATTCTTCTCACATGCTGGATCTTTCTGAAGAATCTTTAGAAGAAAACCTTGAGGTTTCTGCATATTATTTCGAAAGAATGGCAAAAATGCAGATGACATTAGAAGTAGAAATAGGAGTAACGGGAGGTGAAGAAGATGGTGTAGACAACTCTGATGTTGATAATTCTAAATTATACACTCAACCAGAAGATGTAGCTTACACATACGAAAAATTGAAAGCAATCTCTGACAATTTTACCATTGCGGCAGCTTTCGGAAACGTGCACGGAGTTTACAAGCCAGGAAATGTGGTTCTTACACCAAAAATATTAGACAATTCTCAGAAATTTGTTCAGGAAAAATTCGGAACTGCTGAGAAGCCTATTAATTTCGTATTCCACGGTGGTTCTGGTTCTACTTTACAAGAAATCAGAGAGGCAATTGATTACGGAGTAGTGAAAATGAATATTGATACTGATCTTCAATTTGCTTATACAGAAGGAATCAGAGACTACATGGTACAGAATATCGAATACCTGAAGACTCAGATCGGAAATCCTGAAGGCGAAGAAAAACCTAACAAAAAATTCTATGACCCAAGAGGTTGGATCAGAAAGGGTGAAGAAACTTTCTCTAAGAGACTGGTTCAGGCATTTGAAGACCTAAACAACGTAAACACGCTTAAATAA
- a CDS encoding DUF6973 domain-containing protein, with product MRTFKVIFNTIRAMSFKKILKLLSAVIPHPLFSVLSFYATVQAFSIAQKLYPETASKNGEGNAFRHSFWCCLIIMYCSKVSSPEKAFDFCKKITDLHEELFPNEPLETKMDLHNNKIGMDYFMELLPGIHRQFFEKNFFIEGLQKKTAEAKVLKNLDDDFAGELVYLDEK from the coding sequence ATGAGGACTTTTAAAGTAATTTTCAACACCATCCGTGCCATGAGTTTTAAGAAAATTCTTAAACTCTTGTCGGCAGTTATACCTCATCCTTTATTTTCAGTTTTAAGTTTTTATGCTACTGTTCAGGCTTTCTCGATCGCACAGAAATTATATCCGGAAACCGCTTCAAAAAACGGAGAAGGAAACGCATTCAGACATTCGTTTTGGTGTTGCCTTATTATCATGTACTGCAGTAAAGTCTCTTCGCCCGAAAAAGCATTTGATTTCTGCAAGAAAATCACAGATTTACACGAGGAATTATTCCCTAATGAGCCTTTAGAAACCAAAATGGATCTTCATAACAATAAAATAGGCATGGATTATTTTATGGAACTTTTACCCGGAATTCACCGCCAGTTTTTTGAGAAAAATTTCTTTATAGAAGGTCTTCAAAAGAAAACTGCCGAGGCAAAAGTTTTGAAAAATCTGGATGATGATTTTGCTGGGGAATTGGTGTATTTGGACGAAAAGTAA
- a CDS encoding NAD kinase, whose protein sequence is MKAAIYSQKKDLDTFLYLSKFISELESRGVKSVLFDEMVDALQFSKIFETFGNKQDLIDKKVDLFFTFGGDGTIVNSLTFIEDLEIPVVGVNIGRLGFLASFTKEEAFKELDSILKGDIKTSRRSVIEVVSPKSDEFFPYALNDVTISRKETTSMVTVDSYINDEFLNVFWGDGVIVSTPTGSTAYSLSCGGPIISPNNENFVITPIAPHNLNVRPLVVNDKVEIKFKVESRVPQYSLSLDSRLIHIETDKEIIIRKASFQLLLVQPNNLSFYETIRQKLLWGRDKRN, encoded by the coding sequence ATGAAGGCAGCCATATATTCTCAGAAAAAAGATTTAGATACTTTTTTATATTTAAGCAAATTTATTTCTGAATTAGAAAGCAGAGGCGTAAAATCTGTTTTGTTTGACGAAATGGTGGATGCCCTTCAGTTTTCAAAAATATTTGAAACGTTTGGTAACAAACAAGATCTAATAGACAAAAAAGTAGACCTTTTTTTCACCTTCGGCGGTGATGGAACGATTGTAAACTCGCTGACATTTATAGAAGATCTGGAAATTCCCGTAGTAGGAGTAAATATCGGAAGACTGGGTTTCTTAGCAAGTTTCACCAAAGAAGAAGCCTTCAAAGAATTAGATTCTATTTTGAAAGGTGATATAAAAACAAGCCGAAGATCTGTAATAGAAGTAGTTTCGCCAAAATCTGACGAGTTTTTTCCATACGCTTTAAATGATGTAACGATTTCCAGAAAAGAAACTACTTCGATGGTGACGGTAGATTCATATATTAATGATGAATTTCTGAATGTATTTTGGGGAGACGGAGTGATTGTTTCTACACCCACAGGTTCTACGGCATATTCTCTAAGTTGTGGCGGGCCAATTATTTCTCCAAATAACGAAAACTTTGTCATCACACCTATCGCTCCTCACAATTTGAATGTAAGACCTTTGGTCGTCAACGATAAAGTGGAAATAAAATTTAAAGTAGAAAGCCGCGTTCCACAATATTCTCTTTCCTTAGATTCCAGATTAATCCACATAGAAACTGATAAAGAAATTATAATCAGAAAGGCAAGTTTCCAATTATTATTGGTGCAACCCAACAATTTGAGTTTCTATGAAACCATCCGCCAGAAACTACTTTGGGGGAGAGATAAAAGAAATTAG
- a CDS encoding bestrophin family protein — MRVYNTKHFLKILVSLHKSDTLKILFPTMVLMAVYSYGIQYLEIEYLHLNAKSKVSNVGMIHSLLGFVLSLLLVFRTNTAYDRWWEGRKLWGKLVNDTRNFAVKINTILADDRDSADLIAGYLKYFPHYLAKHLSQESTRLALDEDYSEIEKSLKNHGPTDLVILLTQKLYQLKKQGKISDTEMLYLDTQISGLLDVCGGCERIKNTPIPYSYSSFIKKFIILYVLALPIAYVINLGLFMIPLTVFVYYVLMSLELIAEEIEDPFNNDENDIPMEAIAQNIEKNVHHIMGEKR, encoded by the coding sequence ATGAGAGTTTACAATACCAAGCATTTTCTAAAAATACTCGTCAGCCTACACAAAAGTGATACGCTGAAAATTCTTTTTCCAACGATGGTTTTGATGGCTGTTTATTCTTACGGAATCCAATATCTGGAAATTGAATATCTTCATTTAAATGCAAAATCTAAAGTCAGTAATGTGGGAATGATTCATTCTTTACTAGGTTTTGTTTTGTCTTTGCTGTTGGTTTTCAGAACCAATACGGCGTATGACAGATGGTGGGAAGGCAGAAAGCTCTGGGGAAAACTGGTGAATGATACAAGAAATTTCGCCGTAAAAATTAATACCATTCTTGCAGATGATCGCGATTCTGCGGATTTAATTGCAGGATACCTCAAATATTTTCCGCACTATTTGGCTAAACATTTATCTCAGGAGTCTACGAGATTGGCTTTAGATGAAGATTATTCTGAAATAGAAAAATCTTTGAAAAATCATGGCCCGACAGATTTGGTTATACTTCTGACACAAAAATTATATCAATTAAAAAAGCAAGGAAAAATATCTGATACAGAAATGCTTTATTTGGATACTCAGATTTCCGGGCTTCTGGATGTTTGTGGCGGTTGCGAAAGAATAAAAAATACGCCGATTCCTTATTCTTATTCATCTTTTATTAAGAAGTTTATTATCTTATACGTTTTAGCATTACCCATTGCCTACGTCATCAATCTTGGATTATTTATGATTCCGCTGACGGTTTTTGTATATTATGTATTAATGAGTTTAGAATTGATTGCAGAAGAAATTGAAGATCCCTTCAATAATGATGAAAACGATATCCCAATGGAAGCTATAGCGCAGAATATTGAGAAAAATGTACATCATATCATGGGTGAGAAAAGATAA
- the mutS gene encoding DNA mismatch repair protein MutS, with product MAKATKKETPLMTQYNTIKAKYPDALLLFRVGDFYETFGQDAVRTSQILGIVLTKRANGDGHIELAGFPHHSVDSYLPKLVRAGIRVAICDQLEDPKTVKGIVKRGVTELVTPGVTFNDQVLTSKKNNFLLSLHKEKEKYGIAMVDVSTGEFLVSEGNLDKILHIINTFDPSEIIYQRSIQIPDQLKNRNVFKLEDWAYQYNFAYEKLTNQFRTNSLKGFGVEGLPLAITAAGAIFAYLVEDTHHKLLAHITKIQIIPQEDYLMMDHFTLRNLEIVYPSNPKGKSLLDIIDKTSTPMGGRLLRRRIILPLKSVEEIGRRLSLIDFLNENDQLKYEISQLLRAISDLDRLMGKLAAEKISPKELGYLRQSLINIQKIKGLLHPHADVLAWLEPLNSLDELIELLENHLNEELPVNLAKGNVIKQNISEELDHLRGLQNKGRGFLDEMCQREVERTGITSLKIDFNNVFGYFIEVRNTHKDKVPSDWIRKQTLVNAERYITEELKEYESQILGAEEKISVLENQLYRKVCSDTMIYMDRIQENSNIIAQLDVAVGLSELAVSESYTKPVLNDGFSIDLKEARHPIIENALPLGEKYIPNDIFLDKDSQQIIMVTGPNMAGKSAILRQTAIVCLMAQIGSFVPAKYAEIGVLDKIFTRVGASDNISAGESTFMVEMNEAAYILNNISDRSLILLDEIGRGTSTYDGVSIAWAIAEYLHHHPTQAKTLFATHYHELNEMTVNFDRIKNFHVSIQENKGNIIFLRKLIPGGSEHSFGIHVAKLAGMPSKVVNRANDILKTLEASRSQGSSSESIKRVTEENMQLSFFQLDDPVLENIREELTKIDINTLTPIEALMKLNSIKKMIGK from the coding sequence ATGGCAAAGGCGACAAAGAAAGAAACCCCGTTAATGACGCAATACAACACCATCAAGGCGAAATATCCTGATGCGCTTTTGCTTTTCAGAGTGGGAGATTTCTACGAAACTTTTGGTCAGGATGCGGTGAGAACTTCCCAGATTTTGGGAATTGTTTTAACGAAGAGAGCTAACGGAGACGGTCACATCGAACTGGCTGGCTTTCCGCATCATTCGGTAGATTCTTATTTGCCGAAATTGGTAAGAGCCGGAATTCGTGTGGCGATTTGCGATCAATTGGAAGATCCGAAAACCGTAAAAGGAATTGTAAAACGGGGTGTGACAGAATTGGTGACACCTGGAGTTACTTTCAATGATCAGGTTTTGACTTCAAAAAAGAACAATTTCCTGCTTTCGCTTCACAAAGAAAAAGAAAAATACGGAATTGCGATGGTAGACGTTTCTACCGGAGAATTTTTGGTAAGTGAAGGGAATTTAGATAAAATTTTGCACATCATCAACACGTTTGATCCAAGCGAAATTATTTATCAGAGAAGCATTCAGATTCCCGATCAGCTGAAAAACAGGAATGTTTTTAAACTGGAAGATTGGGCATATCAATATAATTTTGCCTACGAAAAGTTAACGAATCAATTCAGAACCAATTCATTAAAAGGTTTTGGAGTTGAAGGTTTACCTTTGGCAATTACCGCAGCAGGAGCCATTTTTGCTTATTTGGTTGAAGATACGCATCATAAATTATTGGCTCATATTACCAAAATTCAGATTATTCCGCAGGAAGATTATTTGATGATGGATCATTTTACGCTAAGAAACTTAGAAATCGTTTATCCTAGCAATCCGAAAGGAAAATCTTTACTTGATATTATTGATAAGACGTCGACACCCATGGGCGGAAGATTATTGAGGCGAAGAATTATTCTTCCATTAAAATCTGTCGAAGAAATTGGAAGAAGATTGTCATTGATCGATTTTTTAAACGAAAATGATCAACTTAAATATGAAATTTCTCAGTTATTGAGAGCGATCTCAGATTTAGATCGATTAATGGGAAAACTGGCGGCGGAAAAGATTTCACCTAAAGAATTGGGCTACCTCCGTCAAAGTTTGATTAATATTCAGAAAATTAAGGGATTGCTTCATCCTCATGCAGATGTTTTAGCTTGGTTGGAACCATTAAATTCTTTGGATGAATTGATTGAATTGCTTGAAAATCATTTGAATGAAGAACTTCCTGTCAATCTTGCAAAAGGAAATGTAATTAAGCAAAATATTTCCGAAGAACTCGACCATTTAAGAGGTTTACAAAATAAAGGTCGTGGTTTTCTTGACGAAATGTGCCAGCGTGAAGTGGAACGCACCGGAATCACAAGCCTGAAAATTGATTTTAATAATGTTTTCGGTTATTTTATTGAAGTAAGAAATACACATAAAGATAAAGTTCCGAGTGACTGGATCAGAAAGCAAACACTTGTCAACGCTGAAAGATACATCACCGAGGAATTAAAAGAATACGAAAGTCAGATTCTGGGAGCTGAAGAAAAAATCAGTGTTCTGGAAAATCAACTGTACCGAAAAGTTTGTTCGGACACGATGATTTACATGGACAGAATTCAGGAAAATTCAAATATCATTGCTCAACTTGATGTCGCAGTTGGTTTGTCTGAACTTGCTGTTTCTGAAAGTTATACAAAGCCTGTTTTGAATGATGGGTTTTCCATTGATTTAAAGGAAGCGAGACATCCGATTATTGAAAATGCACTTCCTCTAGGAGAAAAATATATTCCGAATGACATTTTTTTAGATAAAGATTCTCAGCAGATTATCATGGTTACCGGTCCTAACATGGCGGGTAAATCTGCCATTCTTCGTCAGACGGCAATTGTTTGTCTCATGGCGCAAATCGGGAGTTTTGTTCCAGCGAAATACGCAGAAATAGGAGTTTTAGATAAAATTTTTACAAGAGTAGGAGCGAGCGACAATATTTCTGCCGGAGAATCAACTTTTATGGTAGAAATGAACGAAGCGGCTTATATTTTAAATAATATTTCAGATCGCAGTTTGATTTTATTAGACGAAATCGGTCGTGGAACATCAACTTACGACGGGGTTTCTATTGCTTGGGCAATTGCTGAATATCTTCATCATCATCCGACTCAGGCAAAAACATTATTTGCAACACATTATCATGAGCTGAATGAAATGACCGTAAATTTTGATCGAATTAAAAACTTCCACGTTTCGATTCAGGAGAATAAAGGAAACATCATCTTTTTAAGAAAATTGATTCCGGGCGGAAGCGAACATAGTTTTGGTATTCACGTGGCGAAATTGGCCGGAATGCCTTCAAAAGTAGTTAACAGAGCCAACGATATTCTGAAAACTCTGGAAGCGAGTCGGTCTCAAGGTAGCTCATCTGAAAGCATCAAAAGAGTAACCGAAGAAAATATGCAGCTTTCTTTCTTTCAATTGGATGATCCCGTTTTGGAAAATATCAGAGAGGAACTGACAAAAATCGACATCAATACTTTGACACCGATTGAGGCTTTAATGAAACTGAATTCAATTAAAAAAATGATTGGGAAGTAG
- a CDS encoding CBS domain-containing protein, protein MFIKDYISKDFPCFHLTDSIESARETLEAFGYTHIFIKKANHFYGAIAKDFLYEEEGTLKNLEHQIERFAILEDNNIMDSIRLFYTFNANVIPVINKNEKYLGYICCDDVFQTFSKYPLFSETGATLTIETPARKYSMTEIANIVESNNSKFYGGFISFMSDEFIHITIKISNENLASIDATFDRYDYRIVEKYYSDEKTDLFKDRLGFLQKFIEI, encoded by the coding sequence ATGTTTATCAAGGACTATATCTCAAAAGATTTTCCGTGTTTTCATCTTACTGACTCTATCGAATCGGCAAGAGAAACCTTAGAAGCATTTGGATATACGCATATTTTCATCAAAAAGGCAAACCATTTTTACGGAGCCATCGCCAAAGACTTTCTTTATGAAGAAGAAGGCACTTTAAAGAATCTTGAACATCAGATTGAGCGTTTTGCGATTTTGGAAGACAATAATATTATGGACAGCATCCGTCTGTTTTATACATTTAATGCCAACGTAATTCCCGTGATCAATAAAAATGAGAAATATTTGGGTTATATCTGTTGTGATGATGTTTTTCAGACTTTTTCAAAATACCCTCTGTTTTCAGAAACCGGTGCCACGCTTACGATAGAAACTCCGGCAAGGAAATATTCTATGACAGAAATTGCCAATATCGTTGAGAGCAACAATTCTAAATTCTATGGCGGATTTATCAGTTTCATGTCGGACGAATTTATTCACATCACCATCAAAATCAGCAACGAAAATTTAGCCTCGATTGATGCTACTTTTGATCGATATGACTACAGAATTGTAGAAAAATATTATTCTGATGAGAAAACAGATCTTTTTAAAGACCGTTTAGGTTTTTTACAAAAATTTATCGAAATATAA
- a CDS encoding nucleoside recognition domain-containing protein, producing MVLSRIWSAFIIIAITIASIKYISSTHYKSIFNDMVVGKGGDTVQVATQDMATLSPIVRDSLRAKNDFAESRIHYKTDSLKQNVQVYRVQEADGVIGTSETAVKICIGLIGIMTLFMGFMSIAEKAGGINLLSRLIQPFFSRLFPEIPKNHPAFGHMLMNFSANLLGLDNAATPFGLKAMESLQTLNTDKDTASNSQIMFLCLHAGGMTLIPVSIIAIRASMGSKTPTDIFLPCMIATFAATLAAMIIVSLYQKINLLKPIVLAYVGGISALIALLVVYLVQLSKNELDDFSKILSNGLILFIFVAIVLGAVYKKINVFDAFIEGAKEGFWTCVKIIPYLVGMLIAISLLRTSGVFDVIIDGMKWVANIANLDARFVDGLPTALIKPLSGSGARGMMVDTMATFGADSFQGKLAAVLQGSSDTTFYVIAVYFGAVAVKNTRYTVVAMLLADLVGVITAIGLAYLFFA from the coding sequence ATGGTTCTCAGCAGAATTTGGTCGGCCTTTATCATCATCGCCATTACTATTGCAAGTATAAAATACATCTCGTCAACCCATTACAAAAGCATTTTCAATGATATGGTGGTCGGGAAAGGTGGCGACACGGTACAAGTTGCAACCCAAGATATGGCAACACTTTCTCCCATCGTTCGAGACAGTCTGCGGGCAAAAAATGATTTTGCTGAAAGTAGAATTCATTATAAAACTGATTCTTTAAAACAAAATGTACAAGTTTACCGAGTACAGGAAGCAGACGGAGTTATCGGAACTTCAGAAACCGCAGTAAAAATCTGTATCGGTTTGATCGGAATCATGACGCTCTTCATGGGATTCATGAGTATTGCAGAAAAAGCCGGAGGAATCAATCTTTTGAGCAGACTAATACAGCCATTTTTCTCAAGATTATTTCCCGAAATCCCAAAGAATCATCCCGCCTTCGGACACATGCTTATGAATTTCAGTGCCAATCTTTTGGGTCTGGATAATGCCGCAACACCTTTTGGCTTAAAGGCCATGGAAAGTTTACAAACTCTAAATACTGATAAAGATACGGCAAGCAATTCTCAAATTATGTTTCTTTGTCTGCATGCTGGAGGAATGACTTTGATTCCGGTTTCTATAATTGCCATTCGAGCTTCTATGGGTTCTAAAACACCGACAGATATTTTTCTTCCTTGCATGATTGCGACATTCGCAGCAACTCTTGCGGCAATGATTATCGTTTCATTATATCAAAAAATAAATCTTTTGAAACCTATTGTACTTGCTTATGTAGGTGGAATTTCAGCATTGATTGCACTTTTGGTTGTTTATTTAGTCCAGTTGAGCAAAAATGAATTGGATGATTTCAGCAAAATTTTAAGCAACGGACTGATTCTTTTTATTTTCGTAGCAATCGTTCTTGGTGCCGTCTATAAAAAAATCAATGTTTTTGATGCATTTATTGAGGGCGCAAAAGAAGGCTTCTGGACTTGCGTAAAGATCATTCCCTATTTAGTAGGAATGTTGATTGCCATTTCATTATTAAGAACTTCAGGAGTTTTTGATGTCATCATTGACGGAATGAAATGGGTTGCAAATATTGCTAATTTAGACGCAAGATTTGTAGACGGATTACCAACAGCTTTAATCAAACCATTATCAGGTTCCGGAGCTCGCGGAATGATGGTTGATACGATGGCAACTTTCGGTGCAGATAGCTTCCAGGGGAAATTGGCGGCGGTGCTTCAAGGAAGCTCAGATACTACGTTTTATGTGATTGCGGTTTACTTCGGAGCAGTTGCTGTGAAGAATACGAGATATACGGTTGTTGCTATGCTTTTGGCTGATTTGGTGGGTGTGATTACTGCAATTGGATTGGCATATTTGTTTTTTGCTTAA
- the accD gene encoding acetyl-CoA carboxylase, carboxyltransferase subunit beta, with translation MAFENWFKRKAQNITTSTDDKRDVPKGLWHQTPSGKVVEHDELKKNNYVSPEDGFHVRIGSAEFFSILFDEGKFTELDANVESIDMLQFKDTKSYTDRLKEVKAKTKLTDSIRNAVGTVNGTEMVVSCMDFAFIGGSLGSVMGEKIRRAIDYCIEKRLPYMIICQSGGARMQEATYSLMQLAKVQSKLAQLSEAGLLYIAYLCDPTFGGITASFAMTADIIMAEPKALIGFAGPRVIRETIGRDLPEGFQTSEFLQEKGFVDFIVKRTEIKEIVSKTVNLLAVKA, from the coding sequence ATGGCATTCGAAAATTGGTTTAAAAGAAAAGCACAAAATATTACCACTTCTACTGATGACAAAAGAGATGTACCGAAAGGTCTTTGGCATCAGACTCCATCAGGAAAAGTTGTGGAGCACGATGAGCTTAAGAAAAACAATTACGTTTCTCCTGAAGACGGATTTCATGTAAGAATTGGAAGTGCCGAGTTTTTCAGTATTCTTTTTGACGAAGGAAAATTCACTGAGCTCGATGCGAATGTTGAAAGTATTGATATGCTTCAATTTAAAGATACAAAATCTTACACAGACCGTCTGAAAGAAGTAAAAGCCAAAACAAAGCTTACAGATTCTATCAGAAATGCAGTAGGAACCGTAAACGGAACCGAGATGGTAGTTTCTTGTATGGATTTTGCTTTTATCGGAGGTTCTTTAGGTTCAGTAATGGGTGAGAAAATCAGAAGAGCGATTGATTATTGTATTGAAAAAAGACTTCCGTACATGATTATTTGCCAATCTGGTGGTGCGAGAATGCAGGAAGCAACCTATTCTTTGATGCAGCTTGCAAAAGTACAATCGAAGTTGGCACAGCTTTCAGAAGCAGGACTTTTATACATCGCTTATCTTTGTGATCCTACTTTTGGTGGAATTACCGCATCTTTTGCAATGACTGCAGACATCATTATGGCTGAGCCAAAAGCATTGATCGGTTTTGCAGGACCAAGAGTGATCCGTGAGACCATCGGTAGAGACTTACCGGAAGGTTTCCAAACTTCAGAATTCCTTCAGGAAAAAGGATTTGTAGATTTCATTGTAAAAAGAACTGAGATCAAAGAAATCGTTTCTAAAACAGTTAATTTATTAGCCGTAAAAGCTTAA
- a CDS encoding RNA methyltransferase: MVNKLKLEELNRIDVETFKKVEKIPLVVVLDNIRSMHNVGATFRTADAFLVQKIILCGITPQPPHREIHKAALGATESVDWSYEADMNVTIEHLKDQGFEVVGIEQTTNSQMITDFKIDYTKKYAVILGNEVEGISDEALQNIDSFIEIPQLGTKHSLNVSVCGGIVMWEFAKALGIK; the protein is encoded by the coding sequence TTGGTAAATAAATTAAAACTGGAAGAACTCAACAGAATTGATGTAGAAACTTTTAAAAAAGTAGAGAAAATTCCGTTGGTCGTTGTCTTAGATAATATCAGAAGCATGCACAATGTAGGTGCTACTTTCAGAACGGCAGATGCATTTTTGGTTCAGAAAATTATTTTGTGCGGAATTACACCTCAACCGCCACACCGTGAAATTCACAAAGCAGCTTTGGGAGCAACAGAAAGTGTGGACTGGTCGTACGAAGCAGATATGAATGTTACGATCGAACATTTAAAAGATCAGGGATTTGAAGTGGTGGGAATCGAGCAAACCACAAACAGCCAAATGATTACAGATTTTAAAATCGACTACACCAAGAAATATGCGGTTATTTTGGGTAATGAAGTTGAAGGAATCAGCGATGAAGCCTTGCAGAATATAGATTCTTTCATTGAAATTCCGCAATTGGGAACCAAACATTCTCTGAACGTAAGTGTATGCGGTGGAATTGTAATGTGGGAATTTGCAAAAGCTTTAGGAATTAAATAA